In Methanonatronarchaeum sp. AMET-Sl, one genomic interval encodes:
- a CDS encoding LSM domain-containing protein, producing the protein MFPNEKLKELINNKIRVEMKEQNLLLEGRLKAADDYMNIHLEDTKEIKNGKEKRALGSVILRGNNIIYLEKTQ; encoded by the coding sequence ATGTTCCCAAACGAAAAACTAAAAGAACTAATAAACAACAAAATCCGAGTCGAAATGAAAGAACAAAACTTGTTATTAGAAGGCAGGTTAAAAGCAGCAGACGACTACATGAACATACACCTAGAAGACACAAAAGAAATCAAAAACGGAAAAGAAAAACGAGCACTCGGATCAGTAATACTCAGAGGAAACAACATAATATACCTAGAAAAAACCCAGTAA
- the tes gene encoding tetraether lipid synthase Tes: MLPKKTKSICPECKEVVDAEVRSVDGEVYIFKECSDHGEFSDVYWSDREMYLRFQEYWYDGRGIDNPQTEVEDGCPSDCGICPSHKSHTALANIDLTNRCNLSCSFCFAHAEARGYVYEPSYETIVDMLETLREEKPVPTPAVQFSGGEPTLREDLPKIIKKADELGFVQKQIATNGIKLGTEPELAKKLKKVELSTAYLHFDGLTEDVEPYIDIKKKAIENCREAGLGVVLVPTIIKGKNDDQLYDIIKYASKNVDIIRGVNFQPIAFTGAASNKERKNKRITIPDLAQTLEKQSNGEILKKDFYPVPSIIAISKVVEAFTNKPQVEFSSHPNCGAATYLFITENGIQPINRFVDVKQFFQTLNNLAKEINNGLIFQLSDKLGKGRASKTTEKIGQTKAITKALHKINKTIDKEKQPKNLNFYKKIKRIFREQNYDAVGDFHWNTLFIGTMHFQDNYNYDIERVKRCVIHYATPDKKIIPFCAYNSGPTYRQQIEQKHSIPIKEWKKQKGKIKKYKEEKPKCSQTKN; encoded by the coding sequence TTGCTCCCTAAGAAAACTAAGTCTATCTGTCCGGAATGTAAAGAAGTTGTTGACGCTGAAGTTAGGTCAGTTGATGGTGAAGTATATATATTTAAGGAGTGTAGTGATCACGGAGAGTTTAGTGATGTTTATTGGTCGGATCGTGAGATGTACTTGCGTTTTCAAGAATATTGGTATGATGGTCGGGGAATAGATAACCCACAGACTGAGGTTGAGGATGGATGTCCAAGTGACTGTGGCATATGTCCATCACATAAGAGTCATACCGCGCTTGCAAATATAGACTTGACCAATCGATGTAACTTGAGTTGTAGTTTTTGTTTCGCCCACGCGGAAGCTAGAGGTTATGTATACGAACCAAGCTATGAAACAATAGTTGATATGCTAGAGACGCTTCGAGAGGAAAAGCCGGTTCCAACGCCAGCAGTACAGTTTTCAGGTGGAGAACCAACACTAAGAGAAGACCTCCCCAAAATAATTAAAAAAGCCGATGAATTAGGTTTTGTCCAAAAACAGATCGCAACAAACGGAATTAAACTCGGAACAGAGCCAGAGCTCGCTAAAAAACTCAAAAAAGTTGAATTAAGCACCGCATACCTACATTTCGATGGCCTAACAGAAGACGTGGAGCCCTACATAGATATCAAGAAAAAAGCAATCGAAAACTGTCGGGAAGCCGGGTTAGGAGTAGTCTTAGTACCAACCATAATAAAGGGGAAGAACGATGACCAACTCTACGACATCATCAAATACGCATCAAAAAACGTAGATATAATACGGGGCGTGAATTTCCAGCCAATAGCTTTCACCGGAGCAGCCTCAAACAAAGAAAGAAAAAACAAACGAATCACAATACCAGACCTCGCCCAAACACTCGAAAAACAATCCAACGGAGAAATACTTAAAAAAGATTTCTATCCAGTACCAAGCATCATAGCAATCTCAAAAGTCGTAGAAGCCTTCACCAATAAACCACAAGTCGAGTTCTCAAGCCACCCCAACTGCGGAGCCGCAACCTACCTATTCATCACCGAAAACGGCATACAACCAATCAACAGATTCGTAGACGTAAAACAATTCTTCCAAACACTAAACAACCTAGCAAAAGAAATAAACAACGGCCTAATATTCCAACTATCAGACAAACTAGGAAAAGGAAGAGCATCAAAAACAACAGAAAAAATCGGCCAAACAAAAGCAATAACAAAAGCACTACACAAAATAAACAAAACAATCGACAAAGAAAAACAACCAAAAAACCTAAACTTCTACAAAAAAATCAAACGAATATTCCGAGAACAAAACTACGACGCAGTCGGAGACTTCCACTGGAACACACTATTCATCGGAACAATGCACTTCCAAGACAACTACAACTACGACATAGAAAGAGTAAAACGATGCGTCATACACTACGCAACCCCAGACAAAAAAATAATACCATTCTGCGCCTACAACAGCGGCCCCACATACCGACAACAAATAGAACAAAAACATAGCATACCAATAAAAGAATGGAAAAAACAAAAAGGAAAAATAAAAAAATACAAGGAGGAAAAACCAAAATGTTCCCAAACGAAAAACTAA
- a CDS encoding DUF502 domain-containing protein produces MGLWERFKGYFVTGVLAVVPLAVTVFVFWWIFITLDRILRPTFEVFFGEYVVVGMSLLFTFFIIVFVGLLIRELVGYQVLYYFDRVVERVPFVRELYGGLKQITLAMFARDDFESVVLLEYPRRGLYTIGLITGTELDEIQEMTNEDVISVYVPTSPNPTSGYMLFIPKSELMFLDMEVDEAIRLIISGGFVPPEEAENKLKK; encoded by the coding sequence TTGGGTTTGTGGGAGCGTTTTAAGGGGTATTTTGTTACGGGTGTTTTGGCTGTTGTTCCTTTAGCTGTGACTGTTTTTGTTTTTTGGTGGATTTTTATTACTTTGGATAGGATTTTGCGGCCGACTTTTGAGGTGTTTTTTGGTGAGTATGTTGTTGTTGGTATGAGTTTGTTGTTTACTTTTTTTATTATTGTTTTTGTTGGTTTGTTGATTCGTGAGTTGGTTGGATATCAGGTGTTGTATTATTTTGATAGGGTTGTTGAGAGGGTTCCGTTTGTTCGGGAGTTGTATGGTGGGTTGAAGCAGATTACCTTGGCAATGTTTGCGAGAGATGATTTTGAAAGTGTTGTTTTGTTGGAGTATCCTCGTAGAGGTTTGTATACGATTGGTTTGATAACTGGGACTGAGTTGGATGAGATACAGGAGATGACTAATGAAGATGTGATTAGTGTTTATGTCCCAACCTCACCTAACCCTACTTCGGGCTATATGTTGTTCATTCCTAAAAGTGAGTTGATGTTTCTTGATATGGAGGTTGATGAGGCGATTCGGTTAATAATTTCAGGTGGCTTTGTACCTCCGGAAGAAGCCGAAAACAAACTCAAAAAATAA